AAATTCGCTTTTAAGTCTTTCTCCAAAAGGAAGATGGTGCAAGCAGCGTATTGGGTTTGGTCTGCTTTGGTGTTGGCAGGTTGTGTTTACATGTTTGCCAATGGCCAGGAAACAATGTCCAGAATACTTAAGACTGTTATTTTGTCGATGTTTATAGTGAATATTGTTTCTAAGCTGGTTTTGATCATATTTAATTTTCTGGATGATTTCAGGAGGTTGGGATTGTGGATATTTAGAAATAATATTCAAAAGAAAACGACTCCTCAGGTTGTAGAGGAAAACACAGAGATTAAAGAAGCTCCGACAAGTGATAAAATCTCAAGGTCGGAATTTTTGACTAAAGCATCATTGTTGGCCGCGTCTGTTCCTGCCGCATCTTTTAGCTTTGGAATACTTAGCGGAGCGTACGACTATCGTGTCAGGACCAAATCAATAGTTATCAATGACCTTCCCAGAGCTTTGGATGGCATTCGAATAGCGCAACTTTCTGATATTCATACCGGATCATTTTACAATAAGGTAGCAGTGCAGGGAGGTGTTGATCTTCTATTGAAGGAAAAGCCTGATTTGGTGTGCTTTACTGGAGATTTGGTGAATACGGTTACCAAAGAAGTGAATGAGTATTTTGATGTGTTCAAAAATGTAAAAGCACCTTTGGGCGTTTATTCTGTGCTAGGCAATCATGATTACGGCGATTATAAAACTTGGTCTTCCGCTAAGGCGAAACAATCAAATTTTGAAGACATGGTCGATGCTCATAAGCATTTGGGCTGGGATTTGTTGAGAAATGAAAATCGACAAATTAAAGTAGGCAATGATCACTTGGATATCATTGGCGTGGAAAACTGGGGGCATGGATTCGCTCAATATGGAAAACTAAGCGATGCGTATAGCCATTTGGAAACAGGAACAGCGAAAGTTTTACTGTCTCATGACCCAAGCCATTGGGATGCTGAGGTTAGGCAAGACTTCAAGGATATTGACCTTACTTTGTCTGGACATACGCATGGTTTTCAATTTGGCATTGAGATAGGTGATTTTAGATGGAGTCCTGCGCAGTATAGATATGCACAATGGGCTGACTTGTATGAAAAGCAAGGGCAAAGCTTGTATGTGAATAGAGGCTTTGGGTTTCATGGATATCCGGGCAGACTGGGAATACTTCCTGAGATTACGATTTTGGAACTTAAAAGCGCGAAGGCATAAAAAAAGAGGTTGCGACAATATCGCAGCCTCTTTTTATATCGATTTATGTAAGGTTAAAGAAGCTTTTCAGCTTCTTTTTTTGGCGTTTTATCCAAGGATTCTATTGGCAATAGCAAAGAAAAAAGCTCCGCTGATGAATGCCATGATTATTGTCGCTGTCATAGTTTTTTAGGTTAAGTGGTTAAAGCTTGATTCTGTTTACAATTCCTGTAATAAGAAAACCTATGTGAAATACGATTATTGCTGTAGCCATCATGATCTTAGGGGTTAGATGATTAATAATTTGTTCTTTGATTATAATACAGTTCAAATGCTTAATACCCTCACTTTATTTTAATATTTTTTTATTATTTTAAATTTTAAGAATAAAAAAATCCTCTTTATAAAGAGGATTTAGTGTGTTCATGTTGTGTATTGATATTTGTGAAGCCGAGCTCCAAGTATTGTCAATAAGCGAAAATTCTGTTGGCAACTCCAAAAAAGAAAACTCCAGTGATAAATGCCATGATGATTGTAGCTGTCATAACTTTAGGGGTTTGATGAATAATTTATTATTGTTTGTATATAATACAATTATACATGCCTTTACCCTCAATTTAAATTCGTTTTTTTTGATTTTATTCGTGCTAATTTATATTTAGAAGCATAAAAAATCCTCTTGTCAAAGAGGATTTAAGGTGTATGTATGTTGTGTATTGATATTTTGGAAGCTTGGCTTCCAGGTGTTAGTACTAGGCGAAAATTTTGTTGGCGATCCCAAAGAAAAATACTCCAGTGATAAATGCCATAATTATAGTAGCTGTCATAATATTAGAGTTTTGAGGTTAAAATTTGATTCTGCTTATGATTGCTGTTATCAAAAATCCAACATGAAAAGCGATGATTGCTGTAGCTGCCATATCTTTATAGTTTTGGTTATTAGTAAGTTATTCTTTGTATATAATACAGTTTAGTTGTATGTTACCCTCAATAATAAATAGTTGAAATTTGAATTTTTTACATATTTTAACAATGCTGCGAAGAATTGTATGCTCATTAAAATAAAAAATCCTCTTGAATTAAGAGGATTTATCAGTGTATGTATGTTGTGTATTGAAATTGAGGAAGTAAAACTTCCAGCATATGATTCTAGGCGAAAATTCTGTTGGCGATTCCGAAGAAAAAGACTCCAGTGATAAATGCCATAATGATTGTAGCTGTCATAGTTTTGCGGTTTAAAGTTTACAAATTGATCTTGCTGATTATAGCTGATACTAAGAAACCAATATGGAATACGATGATTGCTGTAGCTGTCATAACTTTAGGGTTTTGATTGTTATTAAGTTATTCTATGTATTTAATACAGC
The Aureibacter tunicatorum DNA segment above includes these coding regions:
- a CDS encoding metallophosphoesterase; this translates as MSKDAMIMIAFAVLMLIEVYAYQAVKFAFKSFSKRKMVQAAYWVWSALVLAGCVYMFANGQETMSRILKTVILSMFIVNIVSKLVLIIFNFLDDFRRLGLWIFRNNIQKKTTPQVVEENTEIKEAPTSDKISRSEFLTKASLLAASVPAASFSFGILSGAYDYRVRTKSIVINDLPRALDGIRIAQLSDIHTGSFYNKVAVQGGVDLLLKEKPDLVCFTGDLVNTVTKEVNEYFDVFKNVKAPLGVYSVLGNHDYGDYKTWSSAKAKQSNFEDMVDAHKHLGWDLLRNENRQIKVGNDHLDIIGVENWGHGFAQYGKLSDAYSHLETGTAKVLLSHDPSHWDAEVRQDFKDIDLTLSGHTHGFQFGIEIGDFRWSPAQYRYAQWADLYEKQGQSLYVNRGFGFHGYPGRLGILPEITILELKSAKA